The genomic DNA CTCGATGCCGAGGGGCACCGTGGTGGTGTAGGCCCGCTCGACGAAGGTGGCGCCCACCGTCTGGAAGCACGCATCCAGCAGCGCGGGGGCCAGGAGCTCCGTCTCGCTCTGCCTGGCGCCGGCGGGCTGCCTCAACCGGGCCAGCGCCTCTCCCTCGCGCCGCCAGATCCGCTCCACCCACCGGCTGGGAGGCGCCATCTGGATGCCCAGCGACTCGTGGAGCGCGTAGAAGGCCTCGCCGGACTGCTCCTGGGTGCAGCGGGCGCGGAGGGCCGACGGCGTGCCCGCATCATTATATGCGGGCGGGGGCGTGCTCGTGGCGAGCACCTGGCCGGTGGCGTGCGTGGTCCACTCCTCCGGGGCTCCCTTCTCCCCGGACGCGAGGCTGTACACCTGGAGCGCCGCGCCTCCCGAGGCCTCCGGAATCAGCACGACCTGGAGGTCACACGTCTCGCCCTCGGGCAGGTGCAGCGGCTCGATGAAGGACAGGCCCTCCAGCGTGCGGGCCTCTCCGCCCAGGGACTCCGCCGCCGCGGCCAGCGCCATGCAGACGTAGCCCGCTCCCGGCATCACCGGCGAGCCGAAGAGGCGGTGATCTCCCACGAAGGGGTGCGACTCCAGCGACAGCCGCGACTCGAAGACGATGTCCTTGAGCCGGGGCGAGCGCAGGCGCTGGCCCAGCAGCGGCTGGGGCGCCAGACCCGAGGCCTCCCGACGCGCGGGCCGAGCCTCCTTCTGGGGGGAGGGAGAGAACCAGAAGCGCTCGCGCTGCCAGGGGTACGAGGGCAGCCGCGCGAGGCGGCCGGGCTGCGCGTAGAGCCGGCTCCACTCCACGGGCAGGCCCAGGGTGTAGAGGCTTCCGAGCGAGCCCAGCATCGAGGCGCGCTCCGGCTGGCCCCGGCGCAGGGACGCGAGCACCGTGCCGGACTCGCCGCGCTCCCGCAGGCACTCGCTCAGCGAGACGGAGAGCGTGGGGTGGGGGCCCACTTCCAGGAACATCCGGTGCCCGGCGTCGAGGCAGGTGCGCACGGCGTCCGCGAAGCGCACGGGCTCGCGCACGTTGCGGCCCCAGTACTCGGCGCCGAGGTGTTCTCCCTGGCTCTCCCGGCCGGTGACGGTGGAGAAGAGGGGGAGCTGGGCCGGCTGGGGACGCAGGCCGCGCAGCGCCTCCACCAGCTCGACACGCAGGGGCTCCATCTGCTCGCAATGGGAGGCGTAGTCCACGCCCAGCGGGCGGCAGAAGGCCCCCTGTGCCTGGAGCTGCTTCTCGACGGCGTCGACGGCCTCCGGCTCTCCGGAGAGCACGAGGGCGCGCGGGGCGTTGATGACGGCGACGGACACCCGGCCCCGCCAGTCCGCGAGCAGCGGCGTCACCTCGTCCTCGGACAGTCCCACCGCCAGCATCTTCCCGTGCCCCATGGCCCGCTGCGTGAGGCGGGCGCGGTGGTACACGGCGAGGAGCGCGTCCTCCAGCGAGAGCGCCCCGGCCACGTGGGCGGCGGCCAGCTCGCCCACGCTGTGTCCCAGCACGGCGTCCGGGACGATGCCCCACTCGCGCCACAGCGCCGCCAGGGCCACCTGCACGGCGAACAGCGCGGGCTGGGTCACCTCCGTCTGTCCCAGCCGCGAGGCGCTTCCCTGGGCGCGCAGCTCCTCGAGCAGGGACCAGCCGGTGTACGGGCGCAGCAGCGCGTCACACCGCTCCACGAGGGCGCGGAAGACGGGCTCCGTCTCCATCAGCTCGAGGCCCATGCCGATCCACTGCGGGCCCTGTCCACAGAAGACGAACACCACGCCCTGCCGGGGCTGCCGGCGCCCGCTGGCCACGTCCGCCTGCGCCTGCTCCTGGGCGAAGGCGGCCAGCTTCCCGGCCAGCTCCTCGCGCGAGCGCCCCACCACCGCCAGGCGGAAGTCATGGTGCGTTCGCCGCACGCTGGCGGTGTGCGCCACCTCCCCCAGCGTCCACGCCGCGGGCGTCTGCCCGAGGAAGTCCCGCCACGTGCCAGCCATGGCCCGCAGGGCCTCGGGGCTGCGCGCCGAGAGCGGCAGCAGCCACGTACGCTCCGGTGGCTCGCGCGGGGCCTGGGGCGGCGCCAGCCGGGGGGCCTCCTCCAGCACCACGTGCGCGTTGGTGCCGCCGAAGCTGAAGGCGCTCACCCCCGCGAAGCGCCGCTCCGCGCCCGACGGCCAGGGCTTCGGCGTGGTGGGGATGGCCAGCGGCGCCTCCCCGAGGGAGATGTGCGGGTTGAGCCGCTCGAAGTGGAGGTGGGGGGGAATGGTCTCGTGCTTGAGCGCGAGCGCGGCCTTGATGAGCCCGGCCATGCCGGCGGCGGACTCGGTGTGGCCCAGGTTCGTCTTCACCGAGCCCACGTGGCACACCTGCCCATGGGGGCGCGGCTCGCCGAGCACGTTCACCAGCGCTTCCATCTCGATGGGGTCTCCCAGCGAGGTGCCCGAGCCATGCGCCTCCACGTAGCCCACCTGGGTGGGGGAGATGCCCGAGGCCTCCAGCGCGCGGCGGATGACGGACTGCTGGGCGAGCCCGCTGGGCGCGGTGATGCCGTTGGTGTGCCCGTCCTGGTTGACGGCGGTCCCCAGCACCAGCGCGAGGATGTCGTCCTTGTCCTTGAGCGCGTCCGACAGCCGCTTGAGCACCACCACGCCGCAGCCCTCGGAGCGCACGTAGCCGTCCGCGCGCGCGTCGAACGTCTTGCACCGCCCGTCCGGCGACAGCATGCGCGCCTTGGAGAAGCTGACGGTGAAGTCCGGGGCGAGGATGAGGTTCACCCCGCCGGCCAGCGCCAGGTTGCACGTGCCCAGGCGCAGGCTCTGACAGGCCATGTGCACCGACACCAGCGAGGACGAACAGGCCGTGTCCAGGGCGATGCTCGGGCCGCGCAGGTCGAACGCGTAGGACAGCCGGTTGGCCGCCATGCAGTGCACGAGCCCCGCGCCGATGTACGCGTCCAACTGCCGCGTGTCCGCGAGCTGCATGCCGGTGTAGTCCGACAGGCAGATGCCCATGAAGACGCCCGTCTGGCTGCCCTCGAGCCGCTCCACGGTCTGGCCCGCCCCCTCCAGCGCCTCCCAGGCCACCTCCAGGAGCAGCCGGTGCTGGGGATCCATCCGCATCGCCTCGCGGGGGGAGATGGCGAAGAAGTTCGCGTCGAAGCCGTCGACGCGGCCCACGAAGCCGCCCCAGCGCGTGGTGAGCTTGCCGGGGACGTCCGGGTTCGCGTCGTACCAGGCGTCCGTGTCCCAGCGATCCGCGGGGACGGGGGTGATGCCCTGGCGCCCGTTCTTCAGCAGCTCCCAGTAGGACTCGGGCGAGTCGACGCCGCCGGGGAAGCGGCAGCCCACGCCGATGATGGCGATGGGATCGGCCTCCAGCATGCGCAGGGTGTCGGGGTTGGCGCGCAGGCGCATGGCCAGCAGGGCGCGCTTCTCGGGGGACAGGTCGCCCAGACGGCGGGTGGCTTCACTGCTCATGACTGGTGGGTGCTCCCGGACAGGAGGTTCATGACGTCTTCGTCGGAGAGCCCATCGAGCTCACCGAGCATGGCGTTCAAGTTGACCGCGGAGGCCTCCACGGCCGGGGGAGGGGGCTCGGACGCGGGGGTGGGCGCGGCGGACGGGGCGGACTCCGGCTCGGGCGAGAGTTGCATGCGCTCGGCCAGGTACGGCACCAGCCCCTCCAGCGTGGGGTAGTTCCACAGCACGGTGGCGGACAGCTTGAGCTCGAGGCTGGCCTCCAGCCGGTTGCGCAGCTCGAGCGTCATCAACGAGTCGAAGCCCAGCACGCGCAGCGGGGTGCGCGCGTCGATGCGCGAGGGCGACAGCTTGAGCACCTGGGCGATCTGCGCCTTGAGGTGCGATTCGAGCTGCGCGCGGCGGCGCCAGCCGGGCTCGGCGGCCAGCAGCGTCTGGCGAAGGGCCTCGGTGGGGCGCGGCGGGGGCGTGGCGGCGTCCTGGGGGCTGGCCAGCTCGTCCAGCAGGTGGGTGCGCGCGGCGGTGGGGTAGTGCTGGCGCCAGGCTCCGGCGTCGAAGCGCATCACCGCCACCTGGGCCCGGGCGCCGAAGAGCACCTGGGCCAGGGACTCCACGCCCCCGGGGGGCGAGAGGGGGCCCAGCCCGTGTCCCTCCAGGCGCGTGCCGCGATCCGGCCGGGCGGCGAGGCCCACCTCGGACCAGGGGCCCCAGTTGATGCTGAGCGCGGGCACGCCGTGGGCCCGCAGGTGGTGGGCCAGCGCGTCCAGGAAGGCGTTGCCCGCGGCGTAGTTGCCCTGGCCGGGAGAGCCCAGCACCGACACCACCGAGGAGAAGAGGACGAAGAAGTCCAGCGGCTGCCCGGCGTGCAGCGTGTGGAGGTTCCACGCGCCCTCGACCTTGGGCGACATGGCGCGCCGCAGCCGCTCCAGGTTGAGGTTGGCCAGGGTGCCGTCGTCGAGGATGCCCGCCGCGTGGACGATGCCGCGCACCGGCGGCAGCTCCCGCCCCAGCGCCTGGAGCGCCTGGGTGAGCGCTTCGAGGCGCGACACGTCCGCGCGGGCCAGATGCACCCGGGCTCCCGCGCTCCGCAGCGCCTCCAGTGCGCGCGCGGCTTCCCCCGAGGGCTCGCCGCGGCCCACCAGCACCAGGTGGCGAGCGCCCTGCTCGACGAGCCACCGCGCCACCTCGAGCCCCAGGCCCCCGAGGCCTCCCGTGAGGAGGTAGGTGGCGTCCGGGCGGATGCGGCCCGCGAGCGCCCGCGCGGAGTCCGGCGGCGTGCTCCGCGCCAGCCGGGCCGAGTAGCGGGTGCCGCCGCGCAGTGCCACCTGATCCTCGGTGTCGTCCGCGTCCAGCTCCTCCAGGGGGAAGGCCTCGTCCCCCGAGGCGTCCAGATCCACGCAGGTACAGCGCAGCTCGGGGTGCTCGTGCGCGAGCGCCTTGCCCACCCCCCACAGCGGGGCCTGGGCGAGGGCGAAGGACTTCTCCTCTCCGCTCACGGCCTGGGTGCCGCGCGTCACCAGCCAGAGGCGGGGTGACTCGTTCCAGCCGGCCCGCGAAAAGGCTTGGACCAGGTGCAACACGCCACCGCTGCCCAGGAGGAGGGCGCGCTCCAGGGACTCGAGCGAGGTGGACTCGGGCCCCGCCGCATCGAGGCTCCACAGGTGCACCACGCCGCGCGGCGCCGAGTCGAAGGCCTCGCGCAGCAGTTGCTGGAAGTGCTCGGGCCGGGCCGGGTCCAGGGCGTACCCGTCCTCGGAGAGGCGCCGCCAGTCGGGGCCGGGGGTGACGACGACGCAGCGCTCGCCCCGGGCCGCCAGCTTCTCCACGAGCGACGTCCCCACGCCTCGCGCATCGGCGAAGACGAGCCACGCGCCCGGCGTCCATTCCGCGGGCGGGGACGGACGCCGTACGGGCCTCCACTGGAGCTCGTACCTCCCGTCGCGTCCGGCGCGCGACGCCAGCGTGCGGAGCACGTCGGCCGCCACCCGCTGGAAGTGCAGGCCCACGGCCTCGGCCAGGAGGCGGCCCTGGTCATCGAGGACGAGGAGATCGCCCGCGATGATCTCGGCGCCGGGCTCGGCCGGGCGCAGGCGGGAGTGGGCCCAGAGGGACGCGCCAGGACGGGGCGTCTCGTACAGGCTCAGCCGCTCCAGGGACACGGGCAGGAAGGTGGCGTCGCGGGAGTAGCCGGCCTCGGGCGACAGCGAGGCGAGCACGAGCTGGAAGCAGGCGTCGAGGAGCGTGGGGTGCAGCAGCCACGCGGTGGAGTCGGCCTCGGCGGGATGGAGCTCGGCCAGGGCCTCGGCGCCGAGGCACCCCAGGCGCGCGAGGCGCTGGAAGGCGGGCCCGTACTGGAGGCCGCGCTGGGCCAGCGCCGCGTAGAGGGCGGTGGAGGGCGTCAGTGGGGCGATGCGCGACTGGAGGGAAGCGAGGGCCTTGGTGTCGGGCCGGCGCGGGACGGACGCGGCGGGCACGAGGGTGGCGCTGGCGTGGCGCACCCAGGCGGAGGTCGCGGTGGCGCGGCTGGAGGCGTGGAAGGCGGAGCCGTCGAGCACCCACTGCACCTGGAGGGCATCGGACTCGGGCAGCACGAGGGCCTGGGTGAAGCGCACCTCCGAGAGCGTCAAGGGGCCGGGACCGAGGGCGGTGCGCGCGGCGGCCAGGGCGGCCTCGAGGTAGGCGGCGGCGGGCAGCACCCCCTGGCCATGGACTCGGTGATCGGAGAGGGCGGGGAGGCCGAGGCAGGACAGCTCCGCCTCGAAGAAGTGGGTGCCCGGAGAGAGGGAGGACTGGAGGTGGGCACCGAGCAGTGGGTGCTCGCCCCGGACGCCGGGACGGGAGCGGGGGGCGGCGGACGCTCGCTCCTGGAACCAGAAGCGCTCGCGTTGCCAGGGGTAGGGGGGGAGATCCTGGCGGGTGGATGTCTCGGGGTGGAGGCGGGTCCAGTCGACGGGCAGTCCCAGGGAGTAGAGCGCCCCCAGGCTGCCCAGAAGACATGGGCGCTCGTCTTCCTGGCGCACCAGGGAGGGCAGCACGCGGGCCGGGTACGCGCCGGCGCGGACGGCCTGCTCGATGGAGGGCAGGAGGATGGGGTGGGGGCTGAGCTCCAGGAAGACGTCGTGGCCGGAGGTCAGCAACTGCTCCACGGCCTGGAAGAAGAGGACGGGCTGGCGCAGGTTGTCCACCCAGTAGGCGGGGCCGAGCGTGGCGCCGTCCAGCACCTGGGCCCGGACGGTCGAGTAGAAGGGCAACTCGCCGGCGCGGGGGGTGAGGCCCTGGAGGACCTGGAGCAGCTCCTCGCGCAGGGGATCCATCTGGGGGCTGTGGCTGGCGACGTCCACCTTGACGAGGCGGCAGAAGACGTCGCGCCGCTGGAGCGAGTCGAGCACCCGCTGGAGGGCGGCGGGGTCTCCGGAGAGCACGGTGGAGCGGGGCCCGTTGGAGACGGCCACGGAGAGCGCGTCCTCGAAGCCCCGCAGGGCGAGGCGGGCCTCGTCGAGGGACAGCTCGACGAGCGCCATGGCGCCCTGGCCGCTGGTGCGGCGCAGCAGGAGGCTGCGCTGGCAGATGATGAGGGCGGCGTCCTGGAGCGAGAGGATGCCGGCGACATGGGCGGCGGCCACCTCGCCCATGCTGTGGCCGACGACGGCGTGAGGCCGCACGCCCCACGAGCGCCAGAGGGCGGCCAGCGCCACCTGGAGGGCGAAGAGGACGGGTTGGATGACGTCGATGCGCTCGAGCAGGGGCGAGGCGGGCCAGGCGCGCAGCACCTCGAGCAGACGCCAGGAGACGTGGTGCGCGAAGGCGGCCTCACAGGCCTCGAGCGCTTCCCGGAAGACGGGCTCCTGCTCCAGCAGGCGGCGGCCCATGCCGGGCCACTGCGAGCCCTGTCCGGGGAACACGAACACCGGCTTGAGCGGCAGCTCCGCGCGCATGCCCGTGGACGTGCCCGGCCGGGCCTCGCCCCGCAGATGCGCGTCCAGGCGCTCGGCCAGCTCCTCCCGCGAGCGCCCCACCACCGCGAGCCGGTGGGCATGGTGCCCGCGGCGCACGCTCGCGGTGAAGCACAGCTCCTCCACGCGCTCCGCCCGAGGCTCGCTCAGCAGGGAGCGCCAGGCGCCGGCCAGGGCCTCCAGGGCCTCGGGGGCGTGCGCGGACAGGGGCAGCAGGAACGCCTCGTCCTCGCGGACGGGACGCGGGGGCGCGGCGGGGCGAGGGGCCTCCTCCAGCACCACGTGGGCGTTGGTCCCGGTGATGCCGAACGCGCTCACGCCGGCCAGCGCGGGCTCCGCTCCGGGCCAGGGCGTCAGCGCCTGGGGAATGACGACGGGCAGCTCGTCCCAGGGAATCTGGGGGTTGGGCGTCTGGAAGTGGAGGCTGGGCGGAATGGCGCGGTGCTGGAGCGCCATCACCACCTTCATCATCCCGGCGAGCCCCGCCGCTCCCTCGGTGTGCCCGATGTTCGTCTTCACCGAGCCCACGAAACAGGGCCGCTCCCGCTCCCTGTTCTCGCCCAGCACCGACGCGAGCGCCCCGAGTTCGATCGGATCTCCCGCGCGCGTGCCGGTGCCGTGCGCCTCCACGTAGCCCACGCGCGAGGGCTCCACGCCCGCGGCGCGATAGGCCTCGCGCAGCAGCGCTTGCTGACCCTCGCGGCCTGGCGTGACGAGGTGCCCGCTGCTCTGCCCGTCGTTGTTGACCGCGCTGCCACGGATGACGGCGCGGATGGGATCTCCCTCCCGGAGCGCCTGGGAGAGCGGCTTGAGCACCAGCACCGCCACGCCCTCGCTGCGCACGTAGCCATTGGCGCGCGCGTCGCCGAACTTGCTGCGCCCGTCCGGCGACAGCATCGTCGAGCGCGAGTAGGCCAGGGTGACGTACGGCTCGAGGATCAGATTGCTGGCGCCGACCAGCGCCACCTGGCACTCGCCCTGCCGCAGGCTTTGACAGGCCAGGTGCACCGCCACCAGGGACGAGGAACAGGCCGTATCCACCGTCAGGCTGGGGCCTCGCACGTCCAGGAAGTAGGACAACCGGCCCGACGCCGCGTACCGCCCGCCGCCCGTCGTCGCATGGACGTCGAGCTCGGGCAGCGCCTCGTACATGCGCAGCTCGTAGTCGTTCGTCCACATGCCGACGAACACCCCGGTGGCGTGGCGCGGCAACTTCTCCGGTACCTGCCCGCCGTCCTCCAACGCCTCCCAGGCCACTTCCAGCAGCAGCCGCTGCTGGGGATCCATCAGGTTCGTTTCACGCGGGGAGAGCTGGAAGAAGCGCGCGTCGAAGCGGTCCACCTGCTCCAGGAAGCCGCCCTTGCGGCTGGCGATCCGCTCTTGCAACCGCTCGGCGTTGAACCGCTCCAACGGGGCGTCGCCGATGGCGTCCACTCCGTCGCGGACCAGTTGCCAGAGCTGGCTCGCCGTGTTCACGCCGCCTGGAAAGCGGCACCCCATTCCAATGATGGCAATAGGCTCCATCGTGCCCTTCCCGTGTGCGTGTGTTCGGGGCCCTGCCGTCGCCGAGGTCTCCCGGGGGAGATCCGTCGGGGGGCAAGGTCCACACCGGGTTTATACGGGAAAGCTGTAAGAATGTGAACACCCAGGGATTCAGGACTGGATCAGCCGGTCGATCGTTTCGAGTTCAAGGGCTCTCCATAGACCCAGGCTCAGCCATTCCTTCGCGAGCAGGGCGGCGCTGTCGTCGCCTGGCTGGATGCTCAGTCGGCCTGCGAGTTCATCCCATTCGCACTCGGAGAGGGATTGGCTGGAGAGCGCACGGCGGTGCAGGGCGAGAAGACGGTCCGCGGCGGAGGCATCCGCCAACTCCGCGAGCACCGGCTCCACGAGAGAGGGATCATCGACCCGCGACAGCTTCGCCAACCCTCGCAGCCGGAGTGACAGGAAGGCCTCTCCGTTCGGACCTGGCCATCGATCCCGGTAGCCGAGCTTGGCGCCTTGTGAGGTGAAACGCGCCAACCACTGCTCGCCGAGGGTCCGTCCATCCCGGGCGAGCGCCCGCAGCATGAGTTGGGTGGAGGTGGATTTCGGCAGCCCGGGGTATTCGGACAAGGCCCGGAGGGTCCAGGGAGAGAGTTCCGCGCCATGATCGGACACGAGCCGGATCACGAGGTCCGTGATGTTTTCCGGTGTATGGCCAAGCGCCGCCATGGCCTCGAGATGGTGAGGGGCCTCGTTCAGCCAGCTGTCGTGGTGAAACGAGTGCAGTCGCTCGATGAGGATGTCGATGCGACGTGGGGCGCTCATGTCCGCCTGTTCGAGGACCTCGAGTGCCTCCTTGATATCGACGTGGCTGGGGAGCCAGAGCACCGCGTGCTGGAGGACGCTTCGAATCGAATCGTTGGGTGGCCTCAAGGACAGCAGGGTTCGCGCTCTCCGGAGGGATTCGGAAGGATAGACATGGGCGAACGCGTACACGGCCGCCTCGACCACGGGAATGAGCCGTTCGTCGCGGCCTCCCAACTCATGAAGCAGGCACGCCGCCTCCACTTGCAGGTCGAACAGCTGCTGCCGGTGGTCCGGGTCGCTCGTGGCGGTGGTGACATCGATGCTCAGCGCTCGACGAAGAACCTCGATGCGCTTGCCGGTGAGCCGTCTTCCCGCTTTCGCCAGCCTGTCGAATCGGAGGATGGCGTGAAGTCCCTCGGGAGGCGTCCGGTGGCGGAGTGCGGTCCGGAGCCAGCGGCGCACGGTCCTTGGCGGAGGGGTGGACGGCTCCTTCCGGGACTTGCACCAGCCCTCGATGAAGGAGAGCGCGTCTTGCCCGATCCCGTCCTCAACGTGCTCGAAGGCGAGCTCGACGGCGAACAGGATGGCGTCGCGGGTGATAGGGACGCGGTACTGAAAGAGAAACGTGAACGCCGAGCGCCTCTCGGGGTTCTGCCTCCGGATGATGGCCCATGCATCCGGGAAGCGCTGGAGCCATTGATAGAGAAACAGCTCGTCGTCATCGAACCTCGTTCGAGCTGGATTCAAACGCGCGATCACCTGCTCCGACAGGCATGGAATCTGGAGGCCGCACCCCTCCGCGAGATGGAGCAGGGCGTCCAGCTGGCTCCTGTCGATCGTCCGAAGACGGGCCGTGAGTGCCGCTTGGACCGCGTCACGCGTGTCCTCGCGCTTCGCGAGGAACCTCGCGGCGCGGCGGAAGCGTGCCTCCTCCACGTCATCGAGCCACGCGGTGAGCCGGGCAATGCCCATGCCGGGCCGATAGACACACAGCGCGTGCATCGCCTCGGCATCGACCCGTGGTTCCTCCCATTCATGGCGGAAATCATGCAGTGCCTCGTTCCACTCCGGTCCCTGGGCGATGACCCGTGATTCATAGGACGCCCCGAGTAGGAGGTGACGCTGCGTTCTCTTGTACGGGTGGCCCGCCCGTTCGAGCGCTTCCATCAATACCGCATGGGCTTTCTCCTCCAGGAAGCCACACCGCAGCGCGACGCGTGCCGCGTCCACCCGGAGCGAGGGGTCCGTGGCCTCGAGCACGCGTGCGATCGAGGGTTGGATCCATTCCCGGGTCTCCTGGGGAAAATGAACGGCGAGTGCTTCGGCGGCCTCCAGGACGCGTTCCACGGAGCTTCCGTCGAGCGCGAGCCGCCACAGGCGGGCCGCGTCGCTCTCCGCGCCCGCGTGATGGAGGCGTCCGGCGAGCCATTCCATCTGGCCCTGGGTCAGCTCATGAGGCGACATCACCCGGCAGGCCTCGATGGCGGCGGGGACCGTCTCCTCGTTGTCGAAGCTTCCCCACAGGAGCAGTCCGTACACCTCCCGCAGGCTCGCTCCCTCTCTCGAATGGAGCGCGAGGCGCTGGCGGACCGCCTCCCGGGCGAAGGACTGCTCTCGCATCAGGCGGAAGAGCGCGTCCGTTGCCACCTCTCCCACCAGGCCTGGCCGGCCCAGTGCCTCCAGCACGTGCTCCAGGGACGAAGGCTCCGCGGTCACGAGCCTCGCGAGCGTGGACGACCAACTGATCCGGGTGAATCCGTCCCTCTCTTTCGGCTCCCTGACGGACTCCACGGGAAGTCCTCGCAGGATGGCTTGCACGGCCGTCGAGGCGAAGGCCTTCATGCGGCTCACGGGCCAATACATGTAATCCTTCACGTGCGTGTCCGTGGCGCGCGCGGCTTCCTCCGCGTCCACGGCCACGATCCGTGCATCCACCCGGTGGTGCCGCCAGATCAGCTCGGACGCCGCCTCCCGCCGGATGGTGGACACCGGGTCCTCCAGCAATTCATACAGGACAGGCACCACGAGGTCCTTGTCCTTCGTGGGCGCCGCGGACACGAGCTTCGCCGCGGCGAGCCGGGTCTCGACGGGGAGCTCCCGGGCCCTCGCGCATTCGAGCCACCCCTCGAGCGGCTTCCATTCCAGATGGGACATGAGCCCGTGCATGTGCTCGTACACGATGCCGAGCACGTCTGGATTTCCCGAGCGCGCGCAGGAGCGCAGCGTCGCCAGTGCCTCCTGGGTGAGCTCGGGCTGGCGGCCAGCCGCGAGCCAGGCCCAATGTGCCCGGGTGGCGTCGTCCGGGGAGCGCATGCCTCGCCGCAGCGCCGCGTGGAGATGCGTGTCATCCGGGGTGAAACGGCGGAGCAGGCGCGCGGCGCACATCCGCCGTTCGGGCTGCCGGTCCTCCAGCCATCGGCGGAGGGTGTCGAGGAGGCCGCGCCGCTCCTCTCCCGCTTGCTCCAGCAACCGTTCCAACTCCTGACGGACCCTGGAGTCGGTCTCGGCGGTTCGCTTCAGGACTTCCTCGAGCATCCCCTCGACCAGGGGGACCACTTCCTGGACGATTCCTCGCGCGTGGGCCCCCAGCGTCGAGTCATCGACCATCCAGTCGAGGAGGGCGTCACGCACGGGTTTCGAGTCGGCGCGCAGCTTCAACACGGCCTTGGCATCCTGCTCGCGGTGCGTGCCCTTGGAGAGCGTCTGCTTCAGCACCTCGGCCACGTCGCCGTCCCACATGCCGGCCACCGCGAGCAGCAGCGCCGATGACAGTCGGAGCTCCCGCTGGGCCTCCGGCTCGGGAATGGGCGTGCGGACGAGTTCTTGTAATTCCTTTCGCAGGGCCTCTCCCCCGCGGCGTACCCGCTCGCCCACGGCCTCCGGGTGGGGTCTCCCGTAGGCCCTGCCAAAATGGCCCAGGACCTCGATGACCTCGTGACTCCACTCCCCCGCCGAGGCGAGGCCGAATGCGCCGAGGACGCGCAACTTCGTATCCAGGCGGCGCTCCAGCCAGCCTTCGCAGAGTTTCCGCGCGGTGGGAACGTCCGCGGCCTCGGGGGCGATGAGGGAGGCGATTCCATCCCGCACGTCGCTCACGCCATGGGGCTCGATGCGGGCGAAGCGCTCCAGGAGCTCCGGGGACAGCCGTGACGTCGGCCCCTTCGTGGCGAGGCGGCCAAAGACCTCCCAGAGGGGATTGGGCGGGGTCCGCTCGAGCAGGTCGGCCCAGGTGGACCACACCCGCTCGGTGAGTTCGGGGTCGAGGCGCAGGTCGTACTCGAGGCAGTCGGACAGGTCCCTCAGACCGGGACGAAGGAACTGGCCCGCGCCACGCTTGTCCCGATCGAGCAACCCCTGGACGAGCGCGGTGACCTCGCCCGTGGCGCCACACACATGGTCGAGGTGCGCGGCGGCGAACTTCAAGACCCACGGGGGAAACCTTGGCTCCGCGAGGATGCGCTCCGCGGCACCGCGCTCTCCATGGCGGACGAGCGCGCGGGCGGCGAGGAACTCGGCGAAGGTCGAGTGCCAGAAGACGAAGACCCCGCCTTCTTCCTGGATGAGTCCTGTTTCGAGCGCGAGGTGGAGTGCCTTGTCCGCAGACTCCCGGGTCACCGCGCCGAGCAGGCGGATGAAGAGCGCCCGCACGCCGCCGCCGCGTTGCTCCTGACGGACCAGCGCGAGCGCGACAGCGGACCAGACGTCCATGAGCCCGTCCGCCTCCGCGCGGGTCAGCCCCAGCGCGGAACGCCACTCCCAGAGGAGCGTGCGGATGAAGTTCTCGAAGACGAAGATCTCGTGCCGGGGGATTCCCTCTTCGTTCGTGGGCGAGAGCGCCAACAGCGTGAGCAGGAGCGGGTTGCCTCCCAGCCGTTGCAGCCGCTTTCCGGGCTGGAGTTCCCTCAACAGGGCGTTCGTGCGGTGGCGGGCGCGGGCCTCGCTCCCGGCGTCCTCGTCCTCGCGTCTCTCGAGGAGCCGGTGCAGGCGGGTGACCAGGTTGCGCCGCTGCCGGGGATGGAGGGGCGCCAGCTGGGTTTGCGCGAGGCGGGGGATGCGCGGGCGGTAGCCGTTGGGCCGCGAGG from Melittangium boletus DSM 14713 includes the following:
- a CDS encoding NACHT domain-containing protein, with amino-acid sequence MSLPGPSPAVSQALAKYKQAWAKEPSLRRLDLSRLAGIERGRHETELDLLDFAVASSLHDESKQRVPSAETLMDRLNDRRLSQDERRKLEEEFRRLQDGRWEHAGEPISFAKALHKYSRLTVIGDPGTGKTVLTRLAFLACTEGAAAVRARQLLCDDDAFDAQAVGAVQSLSELLPVRLSLGRLGGALSTGGLSMDQLIRDQLHAQKAPELAAGLGELLEAGRLFLLCDGLDEVAEEQRRPVVEALTAFFERYETVRLLVTSRPNGYRPRIPRLAQTQLAPLHPRQRRNLVTRLHRLLERREDEDAGSEARARHRTNALLRELQPGKRLQRLGGNPLLLTLLALSPTNEEGIPRHEIFVFENFIRTLLWEWRSALGLTRAEADGLMDVWSAVALALVRQEQRGGGVRALFIRLLGAVTRESADKALHLALETGLIQEEGGVFVFWHSTFAEFLAARALVRHGERGAAERILAEPRFPPWVLKFAAAHLDHVCGATGEVTALVQGLLDRDKRGAGQFLRPGLRDLSDCLEYDLRLDPELTERVWSTWADLLERTPPNPLWEVFGRLATKGPTSRLSPELLERFARIEPHGVSDVRDGIASLIAPEAADVPTARKLCEGWLERRLDTKLRVLGAFGLASAGEWSHEVIEVLGHFGRAYGRPHPEAVGERVRRGGEALRKELQELVRTPIPEPEAQRELRLSSALLLAVAGMWDGDVAEVLKQTLSKGTHREQDAKAVLKLRADSKPVRDALLDWMVDDSTLGAHARGIVQEVVPLVEGMLEEVLKRTAETDSRVRQELERLLEQAGEERRGLLDTLRRWLEDRQPERRMCAARLLRRFTPDDTHLHAALRRGMRSPDDATRAHWAWLAAGRQPELTQEALATLRSCARSGNPDVLGIVYEHMHGLMSHLEWKPLEGWLECARARELPVETRLAAAKLVSAAPTKDKDLVVPVLYELLEDPVSTIRREAASELIWRHHRVDARIVAVDAEEAARATDTHVKDYMYWPVSRMKAFASTAVQAILRGLPVESVREPKERDGFTRISWSSTLARLVTAEPSSLEHVLEALGRPGLVGEVATDALFRLMREQSFAREAVRQRLALHSREGASLREVYGLLLWGSFDNEETVPAAIEACRVMSPHELTQGQMEWLAGRLHHAGAESDAARLWRLALDGSSVERVLEAAEALAVHFPQETREWIQPSIARVLEATDPSLRVDAARVALRCGFLEEKAHAVLMEALERAGHPYKRTQRHLLLGASYESRVIAQGPEWNEALHDFRHEWEEPRVDAEAMHALCVYRPGMGIARLTAWLDDVEEARFRRAARFLAKREDTRDAVQAALTARLRTIDRSQLDALLHLAEGCGLQIPCLSEQVIARLNPARTRFDDDELFLYQWLQRFPDAWAIIRRQNPERRSAFTFLFQYRVPITRDAILFAVELAFEHVEDGIGQDALSFIEGWCKSRKEPSTPPPRTVRRWLRTALRHRTPPEGLHAILRFDRLAKAGRRLTGKRIEVLRRALSIDVTTATSDPDHRQQLFDLQVEAACLLHELGGRDERLIPVVEAAVYAFAHVYPSESLRRARTLLSLRPPNDSIRSVLQHAVLWLPSHVDIKEALEVLEQADMSAPRRIDILIERLHSFHHDSWLNEAPHHLEAMAALGHTPENITDLVIRLVSDHGAELSPWTLRALSEYPGLPKSTSTQLMLRALARDGRTLGEQWLARFTSQGAKLGYRDRWPGPNGEAFLSLRLRGLAKLSRVDDPSLVEPVLAELADASAADRLLALHRRALSSQSLSECEWDELAGRLSIQPGDDSAALLAKEWLSLGLWRALELETIDRLIQS